The genomic segment TCTTGAAGCTGAACTCTAGTAATTGGATCTAATGCACTAAAAGGCTCGTCCATTAAAATTATTTCTGGATTAGTAGCAAAGGCTCTTGCAACACCTACTCTCTGCTGCTGCCCACCACTAAGTTCTGTTGGATATCTATCTAAAAAGTCATTGCTGTTTAATCCAACCATATCCATAAGTTCAAGAGTTCTTTTTTCTATACTTGTTTTGTTTAACTTTTCAACTTTAGGAATCATCTCAATATTTTCTCTAATTGTAAGATGCGGAAACAATCCTGTCTGCTGTATTACATATCCAATATTTCGTCTAAGTTTTATTACATCTTTTGAAGCAATATCTTCTCCATTAATAAAAATCTTACCTGACGTTGGCTTAATTAGCCTATTTATCATTTTTAAGGTTGTGGTCTTTCCACATCCACTTGATCCTATAATAGCAACAAGCTCTCCTCTATTTATCTTTAGTGTAATATCCTTGAGTATTGTTTTGTTTTTAAAATCTTTGCGAACATTTTTAAATTCTATCAAAAATTCCACTCCCCTTTCGTTAACAACTTTATATCTATATACAAGTTGTTACTTTTTATAGTTTTAGTAACAACTTAATTGTAATATAAGGTTGTTACTTTTGTCAAATTTGAACTTTTTTACTTTTTGTGTTATAGAGTCTCACATTGAAAATCTGAGATACTACAAAGAGCGAAATTAGATAAATATTGATAAACTCTTGAATCATAACATTCAAGGGGCATTGGAAGTGAGCTGTTATATACTTAATTTTGATTTAGATTCAGATTTTTCACGCTAAAATTATAACGGGTAATATACTAACCATTTTTATAATCTAAATGATTAATATATTACCCGTTACAAATTAATTTAGAGATATATTATGGATATAAGAATTTATTTACTCTCTCATAGCAGCTTTCATCGCCGACAAAATAAAAAATATCATTATCACGTAACACAGCATATGGCCCTGGTGACATTTCTAGACATCCATTTCTTTTGATACATACAATTGTTGCAGAGGTATTATGCCAAAAATTAATTTCAGCTACATTTTTATCTATGTATGGCGTTTCCTTAGTTATACGTATCTCAAATGGTATGAATGGGTTTATGGACTTAAATCTATCAGTTCTATCTAACAAATCAATTATTTGTTCCCTTAATAAATCATTTTCTTTTTTTTGCTCTTCTAATTTATTTAATATATCATTTCTTAAATCATTAACCGTTTTAACATCATTATACTGCTTGATAAATTTTATGGCATTTTCAGTTGATTTTATTATTACACCACTGCCCTTATTAGCATCTACAATATCCACATCAGCAAGTATTGCTATAGCTCTTCTAGCTGTTTCTGCTGAAACTCCATATTGACTTGCAAGTACAGAACGTGCATATATTTTTTCACCAACTTGATAATATCCACTTGCTATTTTTGAAGCAATATCTGTGGCAATCTGCTGATAAACAGGACTAACTATTCTTATTTTTTTTTCCATCTTTTCTTCTATCCTCTTATTAAAATAAAATTTAAATACCTTTGAAAATATTACGGAATACTTCCAAAGGTATTTTATCATATATTTTTATTTTCTGCTATTTTTCTTAACTTATTATAATCTAACTTCATATAATTTATAAAATCCAGAGAATCAAAACCTTATAAATTTTAAAGCCTAAATAAATAACAAAAAAGTTTCATCACTACACTACTAATTTTTACTTAAAAGTTCTAAATTCATACCCTTGCCCCTTTAAATACTCTATTATTCCTGGTAAGGCTTTAGCTGTTTCTTCTTTACCATATGTGTCATGCATTAATAGTACTACTTTTGTTTTGTTTTCAACTGTCTTCTTAACCTCTTCTGTTAATTGATCTGCATTTTTATGAGGGCCTTCTGCATCTTTTGATAATGCATTCCAATCTACATAATGATAATCTTTTTCCTTCATTATTTTATCCACTTCCCCAGTATTTTTCCAAGACATATGCCCCCCTGGAAATCTAATAGCCCTTGTAGAAAAATCCTCTCCTAAAACTTTCTTTAATGACTCATTAGTTTTATTAATCTCCGACATGAAGTTATTTGTGTTGACACTTCCATTCGGATATAAGTACTTGTAATTATGTGAATATGAATGATTTCCTATAGCATGTCCTTCTTCAAGTTCCTGCTTTAGCAAATTTTTATTAGCTTCACTTTGGTCTATTGCTTTTCCAAGAACAAAAAAAGTTGCTTTTACATTTTCCTCCTTAAGAGTCTTTAATATTGATGGAGTATTAGTTTCAGATGGTCCGTCATCAAAAGATAAGTAAACGACTTTTTTACCATCAGTATCTTCAATTTTCTGTCCTTTCGCTTGTTGCGTTAAAAATTTCTCTACAGATGCAACATCATCAACATAAGAATCATTTTGCACTTCAGCATTTGTGTCATCTTCTTTGGTTTTATTAGCTTCATCATCTTGATTTGACCCAACAGCCTCATTAGATGCAAGTGCTTGTACATTTTTATCCTTTGAAAAAAATTTATCATCTATTATAGATGCAGCTAAACCGCCTAATGCCACAATTATAATAGTTAAAATTAATATTCTCTTTCTTCGTATGCGAGCATTTCTGTTATATCTGCTATATCTGTAATTGTTTCTCATTTCCTTATCCCCTCGTATTTCTTATTATGTATATTACAAAAATAATCCTTTATAAATAATTCTAAAATATTACAAGAATTTTAGCTGCAATTGTGAATTGTAAAATGTGCATTATGAATTGCAACATATATAATATCTTTCCATAATTATCATTTAACTACTAAAAATTATACCTCATTATATAAGAAAATTGTATCATATAACAATAATCGCCAAAATATTTTTTATTACGTGCAAAAACAAACACCTCCATAAGCCATATCAATATTTTAATTTAAAATACTTAATTATTTGTAACAAAAATATTACAATTTATTAACTTATTTATCTGCCATAATATCTGTTACGAAGAATAATAAACTATGCCTAATTTCTTCTACTTCTAAAGAAACTATGCACAGTTTTCACTTTAAATTGATCATTCCTATTCTTTAACATAGAGTATTAAAATTATAGCCAAAATTAAAACTCTTCAGTAATATTAAAGCATTTTTTTATATCACGCTCTCCTTTTGCTACCACATCACTTAGCAGCCAAGTATTTTCCTCTGCTTTTTGAAACTTCCAATATTGTACAAAAGTCTTAACTTTATTGCTTCCAAATAGCATCTCTCCATCTGTTTCGTCTACCACATAATCCTTTGCATTATATTTAATGACAAACCATACAACATCCTTATAACTATCATGATGATGAATAATTCCAACTGGCTCTGCTTCTATAAGTTCAAGTTCTTCTATTATCCTTCCAATATTCTCAAAAGAGTGTCTTTTACATTGTGATTGCAGCGCATCATAACACTCGGTACTTATATATTTTTGACACATTTCAAAGTTCATACGTTCCAGTGACTCAATCACCTTAGAAAATGTTTCTTTTACAGTACTTCTAAGAAAAGCGTAAGAAATATTTTTAGGATCCTTCTTTATTGTATTTATAAATTCATTTGTTTTCTTCTTTTTCTTATTCATATCGTTATTGTATACAAGATTATTAATGCAATAATCATCCAGCTTTAAAATATGAATGATAATTATTACTAAACTTAAGCCAACTAAAAAAGCAGATTTTATTGGAAACTTTCCTCCATTATCATACCATTTAATAATGTCAGGTAATCCTAACTTATTTAAAAGTGCTATTAACGTAATTATCACAATAAACATTTTAGTCTTAAAAAAGAATAGATCCGTCATAGCTTCTCTATCATATCTATTACGTCTATCAGTAGCCATATTTAAATAATACAAAGTCTCAGAATCATTTAGCATCTGAACTATCTTCTTAACATATTTACTGCGCTTATTTGGCTCTTTAAATATTTCCCACATATTATTCCCCCTGAATATATATAAGTTTATGAATTCCAAAATACTGTCTTCATTAAGAAACTTCTTATTAAAATAAAATTCATTTTTTATTATCTTCTAAAAATGTTGGTTCAGCTGTTTTTTATCCTCAAAATATAATAAATTCATATAGTTTTGTTATGGGGTACAACCCAATATAAATACTAGACGGAGCTCATCCATTTTTTTCTTCCAAATTCACATTTGTGTAAGCACATTATCGTATTCTCAATTACACTATTTTCATATAATAATTATAATATTAATTCCAATATTATGTATATAACTAAACAAATATAAGGTATATTCATTTAAAATCTATTATTTCTTATAACCTCAATATACTACATTTCATAAAGTAATGCGGTTCTTGTTTAATATAAATTGTTATATTGTTAAATTTCTTTATTTGTAACTTTTTAACTTTTTTAATTGTTAAAAAGTTTTATTGGAAAATATATTTATTTAAAACATGTTTTACATTAACAATAAAGAGCCAAGCAAAAACAATCCTTAAAATTGTTTTTTGCTTGACTCTTAAATAATTTAGTTCATTTTAATCCAATTCTTATTCAAATACAGCCGCTACATCGTTTAAGCATTTTGTAATTTCTATATGTTGTGGACAATGTCCTTCACATTGCTTGCATCCTATGCAATCAGAAGCCTTTCCATGCTCTTGAGTTAAATTATTATAGTAGACCTGTGAAATCCCAGGGCCAAATTGTTTATAGTTATTAAATAGAGAGAAATATTTTGGTATTCTTAAATGCATGATACATATACGCTGTATCAAAATAGTAAATTAAGTTATAATTTTCATGCCCTCATTCATAAAATTTACTTAACTTTATATTTAGAGGTGTATTCCTCCACGCTTATAGATACCCAATTTAAGAATTTGACTTATTAGATAAATATGCTTATAGAGTTTTCAAAACTTTAAGTTCATATCTTCACTAGAAATCATAAATATATTTGTGGAGAAAACATTTGAAAATGAACTGCTAGTATTCTTAGTTGTTGGTTGTTCCACTTTAGCTTGTCATACTGAAAGTAGGAGCATGCTAAAGTGGTGAAACCTGCAACTTAGAATTTTCAGTGATATTTTCATAGCTTTTCGGAACAAAATATTTATGATTTCGGTAAGTACCACATAAATCTAGCTTTAAATTTGGATATCTATTCACCCCAACTATTTTTGCATATCTTATATATTTCATATATTTCTTCATCAGTATATTTTTCAAAAACATGCTGATTCCAATCCCATCTACTATTTTGCACTCTATAATTTCCACAACAACTTATTTTAGGATGCTCCATTACATTTAAATTTGGGTCCGTTCCTTTAACTAAAGAAATTAAATCTTTTTTATCTAAATCAAGCTTCAAATCCATATCTCCTTTGATTTCATTACTTAATTATATTCCTAATAAATTATTATATTCACTTATCTTTTAGTATCATTTTTTATACTATGTTACAGAAAAGTGCGCTCTTATATAAACTGGTTAATTATGTTATAAATATATTATAGAAATATCAATTTAACTTTCTCCGCAAGGAATAAAATAAAATATATGAATTATGGGGGACCTTAAAAATGACAAGACAATCTTTATTAATAAAACGTTATGATAAGTTAAGCTCAAAGGTAATTGATGCTTTGAAAAAGCGTCATTTTGATGCTTATTATTGCAAGACTAAGGATGAAGCAGTTCAGCAAATTTTGGATTTGATTCCAGAAAACCATGTTGTATCTTGGGGTGGCTCTGAAACCTTAACTGAAATTGGCATAAAAGAACTTGTAAAAGAAAAAGGCTATCAAGTTATAGATAGAGATACTGGAAAGAGTCCTGAAGAACGAACAGAACTTATGAGAAAAGCACTTTTATGTGATACATTTTTAATGAGCAGTAATGCTATAAGTGAAGATGGTCAGCTATTTAATATCGATGGAAATGGGAATCGTGTAGCAGCAATGATTTTTGGACCTAAAAGTGTTATAGTTGTGGCTGGAATGAATAAAGTTGTAAAAACTCTTGATGATGCAATTCAAAGAGCTAGAACAATTGCTGCACCATCAAATATGCAGCATTTTCAAGATATGAAGACTCCATGCTATATAAATGGCAGCTGTGGAGATTGCCTAAGCCCAGATTGTATTTGTTCACAAATGGTAACAACAAGAACTAGCAGGCCAGCAAAAAAGATAAAGATCATACTAATTGGCGAAGACTTTGGCTTTTAAGCAGAGAACCTGAATCTGTGATTCGACATGAATTGCTTACTCGGTGAACGTATGTGAGTTGAGTTTCCTTTTAAAATTTCACAAGACAACCTTAATTGGATACATATTAGTTCCATAGGACTACGAAAATTTCGCTGAAAGGTTCTAAAATGACAGGTTGCCTCCATTACTGCATACTCACGCTTTCAGCGTGACAAGCAGCAAATGGAGTAACCTTCCATAAAGAACCTATATAGCTTATTTTCAAATACCTATTGCACAAATATGTATCTAATTTCTCTGTTTGTACGAATTTAAAAATAACATATTTTTGAATGTATAAATACACTTCGAAAGATGCCGCTGAAAAAGTTCACATAATTTTTGCTTAACTTTTTTAAGCAGATAAGTTCAACGTTATAAGTCTATCTAATAACCTTATAATCACCTTTTAGATATATTTAGATATTGATTTTAAGCCATATTAGTTTTATCTAACCCATTATCAACAAAAATAGCATACATTGTACCATCTGCTTTCATCTCACTAATTTTTTCATTAAAAGCATTCAATAGTGTTATGTCATTTTTTCTCATAGCTATGCCTACGTTATTAGTTAACTCTGGAGTATAATCTCTTAGTAATCTTAAAGGGAGCTTGGAATTTTTAAATAGAGAATATTTTCCGACAACAGAATCTAATATGCCTGCATCAACTTTTATACTACTTACAGCATTAAATAATTCAGGCAGAGTATCAAACGTTGCTATATCTTTTATTAAGTTCTCATTCTTCCATCTTTCTGCTAACTTTTCATATACTGTACCTTTTACAACTCCAACCACTGAAGTTTTTAAATCACTCTTAAAATTAATAGTTGATAATGCTGGAACCACAATAGATTCTGAAATTTTATATAATGGCTGAGTAAATGCTACAAGCTTTTCACGTTCTGGCGTTATAAATATTCCACCTGATGCTATATCTATATTATCATCAGTAGTTAATTTTTCTAAGAAATTTAGAAATGTTGCTTCGTTGATTTCAATTTTTGCATTCATCCCAAGCCGTTTTAAAATTTCATTTAGTATATCTGCTTCTATACCAGATACCTCATTTGTATTTGTATCTCTATAAAAATATGTACGACTGCTTGTTATTGCCGCGACATTTATTACTCCTTTTTCTTTTATTCTCTGCAATCTATCTTTTTCAATTGAGACATTTGCTAATGCAGTTTTACTATTATCTTTTAGAGCAGTACATTCAAACATTATTCCAATAAAATTTACTATAACAATAAATATCAATAATTTCTTAAGTATCTTTTCCATATAAGCCTCCCTTTTAAAATAAAATAGTAATTTTTAAATCCACTGATATTTTGCTTAATATAATAAATTTTAAACATTTTTTTCTATAGATAAACCAATTATAATCTAAATTTATACTAGTTATATACAGCCTGCAAAAGATTTATCATCAGAACACTAATGCAGAAATTTATGTATTAACTCTAGCCTAAATAAACGTTTAAATTGCAATTTAGATTTCAACTTTTGATGATGAATTTTAAGATAAGTAATAATTGTAATTAAGAATCTGTGAATAGTCTCTTAGGATGAAAATTATGAAAATCCTAATAATTCAACTTTCACTATTTGTCAGTTATTATTTACAACTTTAAGATGAATTCTATAGTAAGAGGCCGCAATTGGACCAAACCAGTTATAGCTTTCAGATACTAATAGTTTCATACAAGGCACCTCCTTATGATGAATTTATCTAGCTTATTTTTCTATAATCAAGAAATTATTCTAATAAGCAATCTTCTTATTTTGAGTATTATAACGGTGCAATCCCTCCTACAATTTTTAAGGCTATATCTATAATTTAAAATGTATCATACACCAGAAAGAAAGATTACTCTTTTGTACAGTATTGCATCAGAGAATAGGCTTTAGGTATTTCTTTATCAGAAGTTGTTCCAATGTTGCTTGTCATGAGCTTGGCTCAGGAACATGCAGCATTGGGTGCAACTTTTGATATTAGAAATCCAAAGCCATATTCTCCAGCAATCGAAATAACAGAGTAATCTTTCTTTCGGCGAGTTACCACATAAATCTGGTTTTAAATTTTGTACCTATATAAATGCATAAAAAATAACAAGTTCCCTACAATTGTAGAAAACTTGTTATCCTTATATAGTTTATTTAAATAGGTTTAATTCACAATCTGAAAATAATAAATCAGTATGCAGGTTGATTTATTATTTTCTCATGTGCCTAATGTGAGGGCATTTTAATTTTAACTAGTTTTTTATTATATTATCTAAGCATCCATCCTGAAAGTACCATCATTTGAACTTCTGATGTTCCTTCATAGATTTCTGTTATCTTAGCATCACGCATCATTCTTTCAATTGGATAATCACTTGTGTATCCATAACCACCAAATAATTGTAAACAACGATTTGTTACATCAGTAGCATTTCTAGCAGCAAATAATTTTGCCATAGCTGCTAAATGTGTGAATTTTTGGTGATCGTCTTTTGCACATGCAGCTTGATATACTAAAAGTTTTGCAGCTTCTGTATTTGCACTCATTTGAGCAAGTTCAAATTGTGTATTTTGGAATTGAGCAATAGATTTTCCAAATTGAACACGTTCTTTAACATATTTTACAGTCTCTTCTATTGCGCCTTCTGCAATACCAAGAGCTTGAGCAGCGATACCAATACGGCCTCCATCAAGAGTTGCCATTGCAATACCAAATCCTTTTCCTTCTTCTCCTAAAAGATTTTCCTTTGGAACTATACAATTATCAAAGAATAATTCACATGTAGAAGATGCACGGATTCCCATCTTTAATTCATGGCTTCCAACAGAAAATCCTGGGAAGTCTTTTTCAACTATAAATGCTGAAATACCTTTTGTTCCCTTACTCTTATCTGTCATAGCAAAAACAATATATATTTCTGCATATCCTGCATTAGTAATAAAGATTTTGCTTCCATTTAATACATAATTGTCTCCATCTAATACTGCTGTTGTCTTTTGCATTGAAGCATCAGTTCCAGCTACAGGTTCAGTTAATCCAAAGGCACCTAATTTTTCACCTGAAGCAAGAGGTTTTAAATATTTTTCTTTTTGAGCATCTGTACCATATGTGTAAATTGGTGTTGCACAAAGGCTTGTATGTGCTGAAACTATAACACCTGTTGTAGCACAACATTTAGATAATTCTTCTACACATTGTACATAACTTAATGTATCCATTCCAGCTCCGCCGAATTCTTCAGGAAATGGAATTCCAAGCAAGCCCATTTCAGCCATTTTTGCTACATTTTCTTCTGGGAAACGCATACTTTCATCTATTTCTTTTGCAATTGGTTTTACCTCATTTTCTGCAAATTCACGATACATTTCTTGTAATTGTTGGTGATTCTCAT from the Clostridium beijerinckii genome contains:
- a CDS encoding acyl-CoA dehydrogenase is translated as MDFKQDENHQQLQEMYREFAENEVKPIAKEIDESMRFPEENVAKMAEMGLLGIPFPEEFGGAGMDTLSYVQCVEELSKCCATTGVIVSAHTSLCATPIYTYGTDAQKEKYLKPLASGEKLGAFGLTEPVAGTDASMQKTTAVLDGDNYVLNGSKIFITNAGYAEIYIVFAMTDKSKGTKGISAFIVEKDFPGFSVGSHELKMGIRASSTCELFFDNCIVPKENLLGEEGKGFGIAMATLDGGRIGIAAQALGIAEGAIEETVKYVKERVQFGKSIAQFQNTQFELAQMSANTEAAKLLVYQAACAKDDHQKFTHLAAMAKLFAARNATDVTNRCLQLFGGYGYTSDYPIERMMRDAKITEIYEGTSEVQMMVLSGWMLR
- a CDS encoding Tim44 domain-containing protein, whose translation is MWEIFKEPNKRSKYVKKIVQMLNDSETLYYLNMATDRRNRYDREAMTDLFFFKTKMFIVIITLIALLNKLGLPDIIKWYDNGGKFPIKSAFLVGLSLVIIIIHILKLDDYCINNLVYNNDMNKKKKKTNEFINTIKKDPKNISYAFLRSTVKETFSKVIESLERMNFEMCQKYISTECYDALQSQCKRHSFENIGRIIEELELIEAEPVGIIHHHDSYKDVVWFVIKYNAKDYVVDETDGEMLFGSNKVKTFVQYWKFQKAEENTWLLSDVVAKGERDIKKCFNITEEF
- a CDS encoding GntR family transcriptional regulator, yielding MEKKIRIVSPVYQQIATDIASKIASGYYQVGEKIYARSVLASQYGVSAETARRAIAILADVDIVDANKGSGVIIKSTENAIKFIKQYNDVKTVNDLRNDILNKLEEQKKENDLLREQIIDLLDRTDRFKSINPFIPFEIRITKETPYIDKNVAEINFWHNTSATIVCIKRNGCLEMSPGPYAVLRDNDIFYFVGDESCYERVNKFLYP
- a CDS encoding polysaccharide deacetylase family protein → MRNNYRYSRYNRNARIRRKRILILTIIIVALGGLAASIIDDKFFSKDKNVQALASNEAVGSNQDDEANKTKEDDTNAEVQNDSYVDDVASVEKFLTQQAKGQKIEDTDGKKVVYLSFDDGPSETNTPSILKTLKEENVKATFFVLGKAIDQSEANKNLLKQELEEGHAIGNHSYSHNYKYLYPNGSVNTNNFMSEINKTNESLKKVLGEDFSTRAIRFPGGHMSWKNTGEVDKIMKEKDYHYVDWNALSKDAEGPHKNADQLTEEVKKTVENKTKVVLLMHDTYGKEETAKALPGIIEYLKGQGYEFRTFK
- a CDS encoding ABC transporter substrate-binding protein, which produces MEKILKKLLIFIVIVNFIGIMFECTALKDNSKTALANVSIEKDRLQRIKEKGVINVAAITSSRTYFYRDTNTNEVSGIEADILNEILKRLGMNAKIEINEATFLNFLEKLTTDDNIDIASGGIFITPEREKLVAFTQPLYKISESIVVPALSTINFKSDLKTSVVGVVKGTVYEKLAERWKNENLIKDIATFDTLPELFNAVSSIKVDAGILDSVVGKYSLFKNSKLPLRLLRDYTPELTNNVGIAMRKNDITLLNAFNEKISEMKADGTMYAIFVDNGLDKTNMA
- a CDS encoding lactate utilization protein, which translates into the protein MTRQSLLIKRYDKLSSKVIDALKKRHFDAYYCKTKDEAVQQILDLIPENHVVSWGGSETLTEIGIKELVKEKGYQVIDRDTGKSPEERTELMRKALLCDTFLMSSNAISEDGQLFNIDGNGNRVAAMIFGPKSVIVVAGMNKVVKTLDDAIQRARTIAAPSNMQHFQDMKTPCYINGSCGDCLSPDCICSQMVTTRTSRPAKKIKIILIGEDFGF
- a CDS encoding 4Fe-4S dicluster domain-containing protein, which produces MHLRIPKYFSLFNNYKQFGPGISQVYYNNLTQEHGKASDCIGCKQCEGHCPQHIEITKCLNDVAAVFE